In Sphingomicrobium sediminis, the genomic window GCGCGGGCTGATTGCGGCGCGGCTGGCCGACTAGGCGGCGAGCGGGAAGCGCAGCAGCCGGTCGCTGATCGGCACCCACGCCTCGGCAGGCGCGCCGACGGCTTTCAGGATTTCGGGATGGTTGGCGTCGAGCCCGCCGGTGAAGGCGCCATAGGCCGGCAGGATGAGCTTGCGGCTGGTCGCGACGAAACAGCGGCGCGAGACGCGGCGACCGCGCCCCTTGATCCGCAGCTTGGGATGATAGTGGCCAGACAGTTCGGGGCGGGTCTCGTCATGCTCGGCCTCGTGGCGGAGCAGCAGGCCGCCGACCTCGATCTCTTCGACCACCCGGCCGCCGCAATGGTCGATCATGCCGGCATCGTGGTTGCCGGTGATCCACACCCAGTCGAGCGAGGCGGTAAGGGACGTGAGCTTGTCGCGTGCGGCCTGGGGTAAGCGGTCGCAGCCGAAGCGGTCGTGAAAGCTGTCGCCCAGGCAATAGACGGTGTCGGCGCCGCAAGTCGCGACATCGTCGGCGACCCAATCGATCGTCTGTTCGCTGTCATAAGGGGGCAGCATCTGGCCGAAGCGCGCGAACCAGCTGCCCTTTTCAAGGTGCAGGTCGGCGAGCAACAGTGCGCGCTCATCGGGCCAGAACAGCCCGCCCGAAGGCAGCACCGAAAAGTTTCGGTCAGAGAACGAAAGGGGAACCATATCCCCTCTTAATCAGGCCGTCCGATTCACGCCAAGTGATTTGTGACATGCTCGCGCAAGGAGCGCGCGTCGTGCAGCGCATTGTGCGGCACCGCGCTGTTCGCAGCGGTCGAGAAACCGCTGAGATTGAGCATTTGCAGGCTGAAGGCGGGCATGGTCACCATGTGGCCCGGACCGACTACGGTGAGCATCGAGAAATGGGCGAGGTCTTCGGGCCAGTCGGCGCAAATGACGGGCTCGGGGTCATGCGCGAGATAATGGGCCAGCGCGCGCGCGGCATCCTCGCGCGACATGGGGTCTTCCTTGAGCGCCTCGGGCACCATGAAGAGATAGGGCAGGACATTTTTCTGCACCCACTCGTTCTCCGCGTGCGGCGGATCGAGGACGACGTAGAATTCCTCGCCCTCATCCTCCGGCACGAGCGCGAGGCTCAACAGGCGCCCGCCAAAGCCGTCATATTCGGTGTCGCAAAAGTAGCGCATGGCGGGTGGTTCTAATCCAAGCTCATCGCGGCGTCGATCAATGCTTCCTCGGCCGCGACCAGCACGGCTTCGTCGGCAGCCGCGCCCGGCGCCTGTTCACGGCCGATCACGACCATCAGCGGGACGGCCATCGGGGTGACGCGGCTCGCCTCGACATGGACCATCGTGTCGGCGGCGCGGTCGACGAGCCGGACGAGGCGGCCAAGCTCGGTCATGCGCGCTCGGGCATCGTCCCAGGCGGCCTTCAGGAGCAGGTGATCGGGCTCGTAACGCTTGAGGACGTCATAGATGAGGTCGGTGGAGAAGCTGACCTGCCGCCCGGTCTTGCGCTGGCCCGGCTGCTGGCGGTCGACCAGCCCGCCGATCACCGCGACTTCGCGAAACGCGCGTTTCAATAAGTGGGACTCCTCGACCCAGGTGACGAATTCTTCCTCGAGGATGTCGGGGGAGAAGAGCGCCTGCGGATCGGTCACCGGCTCGATCGAGGAAATGGCCAGCGCATAATCGTTGGCGACCCAATTGAGCGGTTTGAGGCCGGCCTGCTCCATGCGTTTGGTAACGAGCATGCCGAGCGACTGGTGCGCATTCCAGCCGTCGAACGAGTAGGCGACCATGAAGTGGCGGCCCTCGTGCGGAAAGGTTTCGACGAGGAGTTCGTGCGGTTCCGGCAGGCGCGAGCGCTGCGACTGGACGTCGAGCCATTCGCGCACGTCATCGGGAAAGCGCGACCATTGCGAGCGGTCGGCGAGGAAATTGCGCACGCGCTGGGCAAGGTGCGTCGACATGCTCATCCGCTGCCCGCCATAGCTGACGATCTGGCCGTTCTTCTTGGAGGCGCGGACGATGATGTCGGCATCCTTGAAGCCTTCAACCTCGAGGCTGATGCCCGAGAAATAGAAGGCATCGCCAATGGTAAGGGTTGAGCCGAACCCTTCCTCGACCTTGCCGATCTTGCGGCCGTTGCGGAAGCGGACGTCCATCATGACATTGTCGACGATGACGCCGGCATTGAGGCGGTGCTGCTTGGCGACGGCGGGCCGGGCAATGCGCCACTTGCCGGGGCTGTCCTCGACCAGGCGCTTATATTTGTCATAGGCCTTCAAGGCGTAGCCGCCGGTCGAATTGAGGTGGAGGATGCGCTCCCACATCTCGTCGGTAAGGCCTGAATAAGGCGCGGCGGAGCGGACTTCGTCGAGCAGGGCCTCGCTTTCGAACGGCCCTGCGCAGGCAATTCCCATGACATGCTGGGCCAGCACGTCGAGCGCGCCGGGGCGGAAATCTTCGGGGTCCAACTCGCCATCGGCAATCGCATCGAGACAGGCGCGCGCTTCGAGATATTCGAAGCGGTTGCCGGGAACGATCATGCCTTTGGATGGCTCGTTCAGCCGGTGGTTGGCGCGGCCGACGCGCTGGAGCAGGCGGGAGGACCCTTTGGGGGCCCCCATCTGCGCGACCAGGTCAACATTGCCCCAGTCCAATCCCATGTCGAGCGAGGCGGTGGCGACCAGTCCGCGTAGGCGCCCGTCGGCCATGGCCAGCTCGACCTTGCGCCGCGCTTCGCGACTGAGGCTGCCATGATGGACGCCGATGGGCAGTTGCTTGTCGTTGGCGCTCCACAGGTCCTGGAAAATGAGCTCGCACAAGGAGCGCGTGTTGCAGAAGATGATGCTCGCCTCATGCTCTTCGATAAGATCGAGCACTTGCCCTGCGGCATAGCGACCCGAATGGCCCGACCAGGGCACGCGCTCTTCGGGGATGAGGATGGAGAGGTCGGCAGGTGCGCCGGGTTCGCCTTTGACCAAACTTACCGCATCGATATCGCCATAAGGTGCGAGCCAGGCGCGATAGGCATCGGGGTCGCTGATGGTGGCGGAAAGCCCGACGCGGCGCAGGCCGGGCGAGATGCGCTGCAACCGCGCCATTGCGAGATTGAGAAGGTCGCCGCGCTTCTCCTTGGCGAAGGCGTGAACCTCGTCAATGATGATCGTCTTGATGTTTGCGAACAGGTCGATGCTGTCGGGATAGGAAAGCAGGAGCGACAGGCTCTCGGGCGTCGTCAGCAGCATTTGCGGCGGCTTGGTGCGCTGCCGCATCTTGCGATTGTAGGGTGTGTCGCCCGAGCGCGTCTCGACGCGGATCTCGAGCCCCATTTCCTCGATCGGGGTCAGCAAGTTGCGCTGGACGTCGACCGCCAGCGCTTTCAGCGGCGAGATGTAGAGCGTGTGGAGACCTTCCGAGGGATTGTCGATCAGGTCGGCAATGCTGGGCAGGAAGCCGGCGAGCGTCTTGCCCGCGCCGGTCGCGGCGACGAGCAATGCATGCTCGCCAGCCTCTGCAGCCTCGAGCATGCCGAGCTGGTGGGTGCGCAGCTGCCAGCCGCGCCCACTCAGCCAATCATCGATGATGCCGGGGAGGCGTGGGCTCAGATCTCGCCCTCGCGCTTTTCGGCCGCTTCATGCTCGGCCTCGTAAAGATCGTGCGTCGCCTTTTCGGTGCGTTCGATCGGCACGTCGCTATCCTTGTTCGACTTGATCACGAAAATGTAGACGAGCAGCAGCGCCAAAGCACCACCGCCGACGACGAAGAGCCAGATATTCTGGGTCATGAAAACCTCTTTCCAATCCACCGCGCGCAGGGAACCTGCACGCCCTTTCATTGACTATAACGGCATGACACCCCGTTTGGGTTCCTGGATCGTGCCGCACCCGGAAGGGATTTACGTGAAGCCGGCAGATGCGTGGGTCGATCCCTCGCAGGAAAAGCCGCGCGCCTTGGTGACACACGGCCATGCCGATCATGCGCGCAGCGGGCATGGCAAGGTGTGGGCGACACCCGAAACGCTGGCGATCATGGGGATCCGCTACGGGACGCAGCCGGACAATCCCGTCCAATATGGCGAGACGGTGCGGCTGGGCGAGGTTGATGTGAGCTTCGTGCCCGCAGGCCATGTGCTGGGCTCGGCACAGATCCTCTTGGAATATCGCGGCGAGCGGGTCGTCGTTTCGGGCGATTACAAGCGCCGCCCCGACCCCACGTGCGAGCCCTTTGCGGTGACGCCCTGCGACATCTTCATTACCGAGGCGACGTTCGCACTGCCGGTCTTTCGCCATCCCGATACGGGCGCAGAGGTCGAGAAATTGCTGACCCGCCTCGACAGCGAACCCGACCGCAGCGTGCTGGTCGGCGCCTATGCGCTGGGCAAGGCGCAGCGCGTGGTGAAGGAGCTACGCGAGCGCGGGCATGACGCGCCCATTTACTATCACGGCGCGATGGAGCGGCTGTGCAATCTCTACGAGGAGCTGGGTGTCGGCCTTGGCGAGCTGCGTCCGGTTGCCGAGGCGACCAAGGCGGACATGGCCGGGCATATCGTCATCTGCCCGCCGGGCGCGCTCAATGATCGCTGGTCGCGGCGCCTGCCCGATCCGATCACCGCCATGGCGAGCGGCTGGATGCGCGTGCGGGCGCGGGCGCGGCAACGCAATGTGGAACTGCCGCTGATCATTTCCGATCATGCCGACTGGGACGAGCTGACGCAGACCATCCGCGAGGTGGCGCCCAAGGAAGTGTGGATCACGCATGGGCGCGAGGATGCGCTGAAGCATTGGTGCCTGACGCACCAGATCAAGGCGCGCGAGCTGAACCTTGTCGGGCGCGAAGAGGAGGATGACTAGCTGCGGCTGATGCCGAGTTTTCCGAGTTCGGCGTCGATCTGGGCGACGAGGCGGTCGAGGCCTTCCTCATCGCTTGCCTCAGCGCGGGCGGCGAGGACGTCCTGCGTGTTCGAGGCGCGGAGCAGCCACCAGCCATCCTCGGTCGTGACGCGCGCGCCGTCCGTATCGTTGATGTCAGCACCGGCCGCGCGGAGATTGTCAAGCAACTGGTCGATCACCGCGAACTTGTCCTTGCCGTCGACGGGGAAGCGCATTTCGGGCGTCGCGACGGTTTCGGGGAAATTGTCGTAGAGGCTGGAGAGGCTCATCCCGGCTTGGCCGACCGCCTCGATCAGGCGCACGGCGGCATAGAGCGCATCGTCGAAACCGTACCAGCGATGCTTGAAGAAGATATGCCCGCTCATCTCGCCCGCGAGCGGCGCGCCGGTTTCCTTCATCTTGGCCTTGATGAGGCTGTGCCCGGTTTTCCACATGACGGGGTCGCCACCCATGCTCTCGATCCGGTCGAACAAGGCCTTGGACGCCTTCACGTCGGCGATAATCGTCGCGCCTGGATTTTCCGCCAGCACGGGGCGGGCAAGCAACATGAGGATCTGGTCGCCCCAGATGACGCGGCCCTTGCCATCGACCGCACCGATCCGGTCGCCGTCACCGTCGAAGGCGATCCCGAAGTCGAGCCCCTTTTCGGCGACGAGCGCTTTCAGGTCGTCGAGATTCTTTTCGACCGTCGGGTCGGGGTGGTGGTTGGGAAAGCTGCCGTCCACCTCGGTGTAGAGGGTGTGATGTTCGCCGGGCAGTGCCTTGACGAGCATCTCGAGCGCCGGACCAGCAGCGCCATTGCCGGCGTCCCAGCCGATGCGGAATTCACCGCCGCGAAAATCCTTGGTGAGACGCTTCACATAGGCCTTGAGCACGTCCTTCGACTTGAGGCTGCCCGCGCCTTCGCTCCATTCGCCCGAGGCCGCGATGCGGCCCAGTTCCTGGATCGCCTCGCCATGCACGCTGCCGTCGCCCAAGAGCATCTTGAAGCCGTTATAGTCGCCCGGATTGTGGCTGCCCGTCACTTGGATGCCGCCATCCACGTCGAGTTCGGCGGCCGCGTAATAGAGCATGGGCGAGGGGCCCATGCCGACATTGACGACGTCCATCCCGCAGACGCGCAGGCCATCGATCAGCGCGTCCTGCAGGCGCTGCGAATGATCGCGCCCGTCGCGGCCGACCGCGATCTTCGACAGGCCACGATCGCTCGCCATGGTGGCGAAGGCGCGGCCGAGCGCGCGCGCATCCGCCTCGTGGAGAGTGTCGTCGACGACGCCGCGAATATCGTACTGGCGCAGGATCGAGGGGTCGAAGACGTGGGACATGGTTTTAGCTCGCTTCTCGTGTTTCGTTAGGCGTGCGTTGTTCGGCCCTGGGATCGGGCAGGCCGAGGCTGGAGACCATCTCGCGCAATTCCTGCCGCGCCGCGACATGGCCGATGCCGATATCGGGGAGATGCTTGAAGTCGAGCAGGGTCAGGCCCTTTGGGAAAAGTTCGCGGAAGATGACGCGCTCGGCAAGGCCCGGAATGACGCGGAAGCCGACGCGTTTGGAGAGCTGGCCCAAGGCGAGGCCCATCCGCTCTTTATTGTGGCTCTCGACATGCTGGAGACGATTGCGCAGCACGACCCAGTCGACGCTGCGCCCAAGCTCGCGCGCGCGGGTCTGGCGCGATTGCCAGATGAGGTCGGCATAGAAGGAGGGGCGGGTGACTTCGTAAGTGTCCGGATCGACTTCGCCGATCAGGTCGAGGTCGATGAAGCTGTCATTGATCGGGGTCACCAGTGTGTCGGCGAAGAGGATGGCAGTGCGCGCCATCGGATCGTCGCGTCCGGGCGTGTCGACGACAACGAAATCGCTGTTGGCTGCGAGGCGGGACAGCGCGGCATCGAAGGCCTCGTCGGTGCGCTCGGTCAGCACTTCGTGGCGGATCATCGGGATATCCGCGCCGATCCGCTCGGCCGTCTTGGCGCGATTTTCGAGGTAGCGCGTCATCGTACGCTGCCGCTCGTCAAGGTCGAGCGCGCCGACGCGCACCCCCGTCGCGGCCAGCGCGATGGCGGTATGGACGGCAGTGGTGGATTTCCCCGTTCCGCCCTTTTCATTGGCGAAGATGATGAAATGCGGCTGGCCCATGCGGCCCCGGCCCCCTACTAATTGCTCTCCCCAACAGCCTTATCGGAGGGTCAGAAGCGGTGCAAATCATTAGCGGCATGGACGGGCTCGCCGAGGCGATGGAAAAGCTGCGCGCTGCCGGCCGGATAGGGATGGTCCCGACCATGGGCGCGCTGCACGAGGGACATCTCACGCTGGTACGCGAAGCGGCCAGCCGCGCCGACAAGGTTGTCGCCTCCATCTTCGTCAATCCGCTCCAGTTCAACGACAAGGCCGATCTGGACCGCTATCCGCGCGATCATGAGGGCGATGCGAAGAAGCTGGAAAGCGCAGGCTGCGACCTGGTGTGGATGCCGACCCCCGCCGATCTCTATCCCGACGGCTTTGCGACCACGGTCAGCGTCGCGGGCATTACCGAACGTTGGGAGGGCGCGCATCGTCCCGGCCATTTCGACGGCGTGGCGACGATCGTCACCAAGCTCTTCACGAACATCCGACCTGACGTGGCGATCTTCGGCGAGAAGGATTTCCAGCAGCTGGCGCTCATTCGCCGGCTGACCCGCGACCTCGATCTGGGTGTCGAAATCGTCGGCTTTCCCACGGTTCGCGCCGAGGATGGTCTGGCGCTCTCGTCGCGCAATGCCTTGCTGAGCGCCGACCAACGGGCGCGGGCGACGGCGCTGCCGCAGGCGCTGGAGGAAGCACGCAACATGATTCGTGACGGCGAGGGGATTGGCGCAGCGCTCGAAACGGCCGAAAAATCGCTCGCCGATGCGGGTTTCGGGGAGGTCGAATACTTGGCCTATGTCGATGCCGACAGCCTCGAACCGCTCGAAAACAGGGCCGAGAATGCGCGCCTGATTGTCGCCGCTTTCCTCGGAAAAGTGCGATTAATCGACAATATCGAGGGCTGATCGGTCCGATTTCGCGAAACATGGTTTTCGCGCGTTAACCATTTCTCAAACCCGACTCGCGATCACTGGCTTCATCGACGGGCGAACAGCCCGCAACATGGAACAGGGGTAAGTGATCATGGCCATCAGCCAGAAGAGTGCCGAATTCCTGATGCAGAGCCGCATCGACGATGCGATGGCGGGCGATATCGACGCATTGTTCGATCTTGGCGTCGCCTATTCGACCGGCCGCGGCGGCTGCGCCGTCGACCTTGTCGAAGCCCATAAGTGGTTCAACCTTGGCGCCCTTAACGGCGACATGCGTTCGCAGCAGTGCCGCGCGGAAATCTCGGTCGAAATGACGGCCCGCGAAATCGCCGAAGCGCAAAAATCGGCGCGTGCCTTCCTCGCCATGGGCGGTGCAGGCGCAAGCCAGGCCCAGCCCTACGCGGCCTGAAACGAACAGGGGCCGACCGCACCTCCGATTGGCGCGGCCGACCCCTCAATTCCTCTTTGGTGGTGACGGTCCCTAGCGGACGACCACCGTCACAGCGCGGCGGTTCTGGGCCCAGGCCTGTTCATTCGAACCAAGCGCCACCGGACGCTCCTTGCCCCAGCTGATGACCGTCAGGCGATTGCCCGGGACGCCCATCGATTCCAGATAATCGCGCGCCGCATTGGCACGGCGTTCACCCAGAGCAAGGTTATATTCGCGCGTGCCGCGTTCGTCGGCATGGCCTTCGATCGAGGCATTGACGCCAGGATTGGCGACCAGCCAGCGGGCCTGCGCTTCGAGCGTACGGCGGGCATCGGCCTCGAGATTGTAGAGGTCGGTGCCGAAATAGATGGTGTCGCTGCCGGCAGCGGCGATGAGCTCGGCCTGCGCACCCGGCAGGGTGACCAGATCGACATCTTCATCGGCAACCACGTCCGACGGGGTGGTGTCCTCGACGACGACCGGCGCGGTTTCGACGGCATCATCCTTGGACGAACAGGCGGCAAGCACGAGCGTGGCCGCCGAAATCAAAAGAACCTTTTTCATGTGCAAAACTCCCTTTTGCTAATTCTGTAACGGAGACCAGCTGGGATCGGATCCACCCAGCGGGGTCGGCATCAAACGGGCTTCGCCGCCGTTTACGGGAACGGCATAGAGGCTGGCGTCCCCCGAACCCTGGCGGGTGCGGTGGAACATGACGAACTGGCCATTGGGGGCCCAGCTCGGGCCCTCATCCTGCCAGGACGATGTGAGGAGGCGTTCGCCCCCGCCCGCAGGGCTCATGACGCCGATGCGGAATTGGCCACCACCGATCTTGGTGAAGGCAATGAGGTTGCCGAGCGGGCTCCACGACGGATCGGCATATTGGCCGCCGCCAAAGCTGATGCGGCGCTGGTTGGTGCCGTCTGCATTCATGACATAGAGCTGCTGCGAGCCCGAGCGATCGCTTTCGAACACGATCGAGCGGCCGTCGGGCGAGAAGCTCGGCGAGGTGTCGACACCCGGCATGGTGGTGAGGCGACGCGGCGAACCGCTGCCGTCGGCGCGGGTGACATAGATGTCGGTATTGCCGCCCTCGGCCATCGAGAAGACGATGTTGCGCCCGTCGGGCGAGAAGCTCGCCGAGAAGGTGAAGGCGGTGCCGGGGACCAGCAGGCGGGTATTGCCGGTGGCGAGGTCGAGCACATAGACGCGCGGACGGCGGCCCTTGTAGCTCAAATAGGTGAGGCGCGAGCCGTCGGGGCTGAAGCGCGGCTTGATCACCGTTTCCTGGCCCTCGGTGAGGTAGCGATGGTTGCGACCGTCGCTGTCCATCAGCGCGATGCGCTTGACGCGGGCATCCTTGGGGCCGGTTTCGGCGACGTAGACGATACGCGTGTCGAGGAAGGCGCCTTCGCCGGTGAGGCGGGCATAGACCATGTCGGCGCATTTGTGCGCGCCGCGACGCCAGTCGGCGGGAATGACCGAAAAGCCCTGGCGCGCCAGTTCGCGGCCGGTGACCGTGTCGAACAGGTAGCAGGCGACCGTGAGGCGGCCGTTTGCCGCAAATTCGGTATAGCCGGCCACCAGCGCGGTCGCGCCGGCATTCTGCCATTCGTTGAAGTCGGGATTGACAACTTCGCCATCGCGCAACGGGCGGATGCCGACCGGGCCGATCGGCGTGATCGCGCCGGTCGAGCGAAGGTCCGAGGCGATGACCGAGCTGATGTTGCGGGCCAACGCGTCGATTTCGCCGGCGGGCGTCATGCGTGGACCGCGCGCGACCATCTGCGGCACGGCGACGGGCTGCGCCGCCTGCTGGCCGCCGATGACGTCGACCTCGATGGGCCCGCTATCCTGCGCCAGCGCCGGGAACGGGAGCAGCAGGGCGAAGAGGGCGATCAATCTGACAAACATAGGTTTTGTCCTCATGGCAGGCGGAA contains:
- the pgmG gene encoding phosphoglucomutase/phosphomannomutase PgmG — protein: MSHVFDPSILRQYDIRGVVDDTLHEADARALGRAFATMASDRGLSKIAVGRDGRDHSQRLQDALIDGLRVCGMDVVNVGMGPSPMLYYAAAELDVDGGIQVTGSHNPGDYNGFKMLLGDGSVHGEAIQELGRIAASGEWSEGAGSLKSKDVLKAYVKRLTKDFRGGEFRIGWDAGNGAAGPALEMLVKALPGEHHTLYTEVDGSFPNHHPDPTVEKNLDDLKALVAEKGLDFGIAFDGDGDRIGAVDGKGRVIWGDQILMLLARPVLAENPGATIIADVKASKALFDRIESMGGDPVMWKTGHSLIKAKMKETGAPLAGEMSGHIFFKHRWYGFDDALYAAVRLIEAVGQAGMSLSSLYDNFPETVATPEMRFPVDGKDKFAVIDQLLDNLRAAGADINDTDGARVTTEDGWWLLRASNTQDVLAARAEASDEEGLDRLVAQIDAELGKLGISRS
- a CDS encoding division plane positioning ATPase MipZ, with the translated sequence MGQPHFIIFANEKGGTGKSTTAVHTAIALAATGVRVGALDLDERQRTMTRYLENRAKTAERIGADIPMIRHEVLTERTDEAFDAALSRLAANSDFVVVDTPGRDDPMARTAILFADTLVTPINDSFIDLDLIGEVDPDTYEVTRPSFYADLIWQSRQTRARELGRSVDWVVLRNRLQHVESHNKERMGLALGQLSKRVGFRVIPGLAERVIFRELFPKGLTLLDFKHLPDIGIGHVAARQELREMVSSLGLPDPRAEQRTPNETREAS
- the panC gene encoding pantoate--beta-alanine ligase, which encodes MQIISGMDGLAEAMEKLRAAGRIGMVPTMGALHEGHLTLVREAASRADKVVASIFVNPLQFNDKADLDRYPRDHEGDAKKLESAGCDLVWMPTPADLYPDGFATTVSVAGITERWEGAHRPGHFDGVATIVTKLFTNIRPDVAIFGEKDFQQLALIRRLTRDLDLGVEIVGFPTVRAEDGLALSSRNALLSADQRARATALPQALEEARNMIRDGEGIGAALETAEKSLADAGFGEVEYLAYVDADSLEPLENRAENARLIVAAFLGKVRLIDNIEG
- a CDS encoding ligase-associated DNA damage response DEXH box helicase codes for the protein MSPRLPGIIDDWLSGRGWQLRTHQLGMLEAAEAGEHALLVAATGAGKTLAGFLPSIADLIDNPSEGLHTLYISPLKALAVDVQRNLLTPIEEMGLEIRVETRSGDTPYNRKMRQRTKPPQMLLTTPESLSLLLSYPDSIDLFANIKTIIIDEVHAFAKEKRGDLLNLAMARLQRISPGLRRVGLSATISDPDAYRAWLAPYGDIDAVSLVKGEPGAPADLSILIPEERVPWSGHSGRYAAGQVLDLIEEHEASIIFCNTRSLCELIFQDLWSANDKQLPIGVHHGSLSREARRKVELAMADGRLRGLVATASLDMGLDWGNVDLVAQMGAPKGSSRLLQRVGRANHRLNEPSKGMIVPGNRFEYLEARACLDAIADGELDPEDFRPGALDVLAQHVMGIACAGPFESEALLDEVRSAAPYSGLTDEMWERILHLNSTGGYALKAYDKYKRLVEDSPGKWRIARPAVAKQHRLNAGVIVDNVMMDVRFRNGRKIGKVEEGFGSTLTIGDAFYFSGISLEVEGFKDADIIVRASKKNGQIVSYGGQRMSMSTHLAQRVRNFLADRSQWSRFPDDVREWLDVQSQRSRLPEPHELLVETFPHEGRHFMVAYSFDGWNAHQSLGMLVTKRMEQAGLKPLNWVANDYALAISSIEPVTDPQALFSPDILEEEFVTWVEESHLLKRAFREVAVIGGLVDRQQPGQRKTGRQVSFSTDLIYDVLKRYEPDHLLLKAAWDDARARMTELGRLVRLVDRAADTMVHVEASRVTPMAVPLMVVIGREQAPGAAADEAVLVAAEEALIDAAMSLD
- a CDS encoding ligase-associated DNA damage response exonuclease gives rise to the protein MTPRLGSWIVPHPEGIYVKPADAWVDPSQEKPRALVTHGHADHARSGHGKVWATPETLAIMGIRYGTQPDNPVQYGETVRLGEVDVSFVPAGHVLGSAQILLEYRGERVVVSGDYKRRPDPTCEPFAVTPCDIFITEATFALPVFRHPDTGAEVEKLLTRLDSEPDRSVLVGAYALGKAQRVVKELRERGHDAPIYYHGAMERLCNLYEELGVGLGELRPVAEATKADMAGHIVICPPGALNDRWSRRLPDPITAMASGWMRVRARARQRNVELPLIISDHADWDELTQTIREVAPKEVWITHGREDALKHWCLTHQIKARELNLVGREEEDD
- the pal gene encoding peptidoglycan-associated lipoprotein Pal — translated: MKKVLLISAATLVLAACSSKDDAVETAPVVVEDTTPSDVVADEDVDLVTLPGAQAELIAAAGSDTIYFGTDLYNLEADARRTLEAQARWLVANPGVNASIEGHADERGTREYNLALGERRANAARDYLESMGVPGNRLTVISWGKERPVALGSNEQAWAQNRRAVTVVVR
- the pdeM gene encoding ligase-associated DNA damage response endonuclease PdeM gives rise to the protein MVPLSFSDRNFSVLPSGGLFWPDERALLLADLHLEKGSWFARFGQMLPPYDSEQTIDWVADDVATCGADTVYCLGDSFHDRFGCDRLPQAARDKLTSLTASLDWVWITGNHDAGMIDHCGGRVVEEIEVGGLLLRHEAEHDETRPELSGHYHPKLRIKGRGRRVSRRCFVATSRKLILPAYGAFTGGLDANHPEILKAVGAPAEAWVPISDRLLRFPLAA
- the tolB gene encoding Tol-Pal system beta propeller repeat protein TolB — encoded protein: MRTKPMFVRLIALFALLLPFPALAQDSGPIEVDVIGGQQAAQPVAVPQMVARGPRMTPAGEIDALARNISSVIASDLRSTGAITPIGPVGIRPLRDGEVVNPDFNEWQNAGATALVAGYTEFAANGRLTVACYLFDTVTGRELARQGFSVIPADWRRGAHKCADMVYARLTGEGAFLDTRIVYVAETGPKDARVKRIALMDSDGRNHRYLTEGQETVIKPRFSPDGSRLTYLSYKGRRPRVYVLDLATGNTRLLVPGTAFTFSASFSPDGRNIVFSMAEGGNTDIYVTRADGSGSPRRLTTMPGVDTSPSFSPDGRSIVFESDRSGSQQLYVMNADGTNQRRISFGGGQYADPSWSPLGNLIAFTKIGGGQFRIGVMSPAGGGERLLTSSWQDEGPSWAPNGQFVMFHRTRQGSGDASLYAVPVNGGEARLMPTPLGGSDPSWSPLQN